In the Pseudoliparis swirei isolate HS2019 ecotype Mariana Trench chromosome 21, NWPU_hadal_v1, whole genome shotgun sequence genome, one interval contains:
- the LOC130212006 gene encoding calpain-5-like: MPERVNSFQGQSFRQLRRSCLRRGALFKDPLFPATAQSLFYKREPPPGLTWKRPREICKDPRLFVDGVSTRDLHQGSLGNCWMVAAISCLSAEPSLWKKVIPDHVDQEWNPKHADLYAGIFHFRFWRFGRWTDVVVDDRLPVSADGVLLFCRSATPREFWSALLEKAYAKLNGCYEALEGGNTTEALIDFTGGVPEPLSLDREALILHSDHRRAFFQTLAKAHEHKALITCSIRPAEGEAVESLLDCGLVRGHAYGITAVRKVRLGEPEPGWMSRLLMVRMRNPWGTTHWTGAWSQGSQQWQQMSRAEREKTGLIVRDVGEFWMDFEDFCHYFTDVVVCRLVERALLWPSSHWREVRRYGEWAQAPTTAGKPPPVVLRSSNHALSLGKNSSKPGVTEQRGHRKEARLGESQQKKGGEGAKCERDKAVKRVNEEEDGGEVGGWEAQMDKRSRCGGCINHRDTFLHNPQFVFEVGGKEQEVLICLQQEDRRIRRKDGGGENLPIGFEVLKVEVNRCSRVQCVVEQAASSVYMDSRSVTLRGTLAAGRYVVLPTTFLPGVTGRFLLRLFCHSHVRLRELREDLPSPSVFQCFLRQPTVVTTVHLRRASGLGSPKQTAPDVYAIVRCEDDTIKTHVFKAQGNPEFNLRAVFYRRYPSTSISIELWSRGRLWDCMLGEARLQTAESERSRSHVIDLRGGQSRGSVYVETSSSVCLTDL, from the exons ATGCCCGAACGAGTGAACAGCTTCCAGGGTCAAAGCTTTCGCCAGCTGAGGCGGTCTTGCCTGCGTCGAGGTGCGCTCTTCAAGGACCCCCTGTTCCCCGCCACCGCACAGTCCCTCTTCTACAAGAGGGAGCCCCCGCCCGGGCTGACCTGGAAGAGGCCGAGG GAGATATGTAAGGACCCCCGTCTGTTTGTTGATGGCGTCAGCACTCGTGACTTGCACCAAGGCAGTCTGGGTAACTGCTGGATGGTGGCTGCCATTTCCTGCTTGTCAGCCGAGCCATCTCTGTGGAAGAAG GTGATCCCAGACCACGTGGACCAGGAGTGGAATCCAAAGCACGCCGATCTGTACGCCGGCATCTTCCACTTCCGGTTCTGGAGATTCGGCCGTTGGACGGACGTCGTCGTGGACGACCGACTGCCGGTCAGCGCGGACGGAGTGCTGCTCTTCTGCCGCTCGGCCACGCCGCGAGAGTTTTGGAGCGCCCTGCTGGAAAAGGCCTACGCCAA GCTAAATGGTTGCTACGAGGCTCTGGAGGGAGGAAACACGACAGAGGCCCTCATCGACTTCACTGGCGGGGTTCCGGAGCCCCTCAGCCTGGACCGCGAGGCCCTGATCCTGCACAGCGATCACAGGAGGGCCTTCTTCCAGACATTAGCGAAGGCTCATGAACATAAAGCCCTCATCACCTGCTCCATACGG CCAGCAGAGGGGGAGGCAGTGGAGTCGCTGCTGGACTGCGGCCTGGTTCGAGGACACGCCTACGGGATCACGGCAGTGAGGAAGGTGAGGCTGGGGGAGCCGGAGCCGGGTTGGATGTCCCGCCTCCTCATGGTGCGCATGAGGAACCCGTGGGGGACCACACACTGGACGGGTGCCTGGAGTCAGGG GTCGCAGCAGTGGCAGCAGATGAGTCGtgcagagagggagaagacGGGCCTGATTGTCCGAGACGTTGGCGAGTTCTG GATGGATTTCGAGGACTTCTGTCACTACTTCACTGACGTGGTGGTGTGCCGGCTGGTGGAGAGGGCTCTGCTGTGGCCGAGCTCTCACTGGAGGGAAGTGCGGCGCTATGGAGAGTGGGCTCAAGCTCCCACCACCGCGGGAAAACCTCCACCCGTCGTCCTGCGCAGCAGCAACCACGCGCTGAGCCTGGGGAAGAACAGCTCCAAACCTGGAGTGACTGAGCAGCGAGGCCACCGGAAGGAGGCCAGACTCGGGGAGAGTCAGCAgaagaagggaggggagggagcaaAGTGTGAGCGAGATAAGGCTGTGAAAAGGGTGAACGAGGAAGAGGACGGCGGAGAGGTGGGAGGATGGGAGGCGCAGATGGATAAGAGGAGTCGATGTGGAGGATGCATcaaccacagagacactttCCTGCACAATCCTCAG TTCGTGTTTGAGGTGGGAGGCAAAGAGCAGGAGGTGCTGATCTGTCTGcagcaggaggacaggaggatacggaggaaagatggaggaggagaaaacctGCCTATCggctttgaggtgctgaag GTGGAGGTGAACCGCTGCAGCCGGGTGCAGTGTGTGGTGGAGCAGGCGGCCAGCTCGGTCTACATGGACTCCCGCAGCGTGACTCTGAGGGGGACTCTGGCGGCGGGGCGCTACGTCGTGCTGCCCACCACCTTCCTGCCGGGCGTCACGGGACGCTTCCTGCTACGCCTCTTCTGCCATTCCCATGTCAGACTCAG AGAATTGAGGGAGGATTTGCCGTCTCCCTCCGTCTTCCAGTGTTTTCTACGTCAACCCACCGTGGTGACCACAGTCCACCTCCGCAGGGCTTCAGGACTCGGCTCTCCCAAACAGACAG CTCCAGATGTTTATGCCATAGTGCGGTGTGAGGATGACACCATCAAGACGCATGTTTTCAAGGCGCAGGGAAACCCCGAGTTCAACCTCAGAGCTGTTTTCTACAGGAGATACCCCAGCACATCCATCTCTATTGAg TTGTGGAGCAGAGGTCGGCTGTGGGACTGCATGCTCGGCGAGGCTCGCCTCCAGACGGCCGAGTCCGAGAGGAGTCGGAGCCATGTGATCGATCTGCGAGGCGGCCAATCCCGAGGGAGCGTCTACGTGGAGACGTCCTCCAGCGTCTGCCTCACCGACTTGTGA